A stretch of Aedes aegypti strain LVP_AGWG chromosome 2, AaegL5.0 Primary Assembly, whole genome shotgun sequence DNA encodes these proteins:
- the LOC5570785 gene encoding uncharacterized protein LOC5570785 isoform X1 — translation MVISFDYERNGIADFFTQTDPEVRKVTLTIGNIISKNTIKEITLEKSLNVMLDNCRDAATLLSKNIVKPEFIYRYLQNYNIQLPPESTKASLIKQCLNFWRVKYGAPAGSTPSSDPQTIVLPSTSAESSSSNSTMQNLVATGGPMGNQTNGPGYDTTDPGQEQYPVNLLALDYTTWFYLKWNRNSLDESAFWSDAMCSVMLEISESQQGVEEVRGHRDIMNLILSLKFQYSFQLVPNIMFDGCQGRISDNGVLVLTVGVVYNDRRGLDNRLTTLGEFESMIGLRRDPLENNNWKITMYKLYIRYKPVDNLPALSNSKMLTECLLIPLTLDSV, via the exons ATGGTGATCTCCTTCGATTACGAACGCAATGGAATTGCGGACTTTTTCACCCAAACCGATCCCGAGGTGCGGAAAGTCACACTGACCATTGGAAATATCATCTCTAAAAATACTATCAAGGAGATTACGCTTGAAA aatctttAAATGTTATGCTGGATAACTGCCGCGATGCCGCTACCCTGCTCTCGAAGAACATCGTAAAACCCGAATTCATCTACCGATATCTGCAGAACTACAACATACAGCTCCCACCGGAGAGTACAAAAGCCAGTTTGATAAAGCAGTGCCTTAACTTTTGGCGAGTCAAATATGGAGCACCAGCTGGAAGCACGCCAAGCTCCGATCCACAGACGATTGTTCTTCCGTCCACCTCAGCAGAATCGAGCTCTTCCAATAGTACTATGCAAAATCTCGTAGCCACCGGTGGGCCTATGGGAAACCAAACGAATGGCCCTGGGTACGACACGACAGATCCGGGACAAGAGCAATATCCTGTCAATTTACTGGCACTGGACTACACCACATGGTTTTATCTCAAATGGAATCGTAACTCGCTGGATGAGAGCGCATTCTGGTCCGATGCTATGTGTTCAGTAATGCTCGAAATAAGCGAAAGTCAGCAAGGAGTCGAGGAAGTTCGGGGACATAGGGATATCATGAATCTAATTTTGAGCCTCAAGTTTCAGTACAGTTTCCAATTGGTGCCCAACATCATGTTCGATGGTTGCCAGGGTCGAATATCGGATAATGGCGTACTGGTGCTGACGGTGGGAGTAGTTTACAACGACCGAAGAGGACTGGACAATCGGTTGACGACCTTGGGAGAGTTTGAGAGCATGATCGGACTGCGCAGAGATCCCCTCGAGAACAATAACTGGAAGATTACTATGTACAAGCTCTACATACGGTATAAACCTGTGGACAATTTACCTGCCTTATCGAACAGCAAAATGCTTACCGAGTGCCTGTTGATACCACTTACGTTGGATAGTGTTTGA
- the LOC5570785 gene encoding uncharacterized protein LOC5570785 isoform X2: MLDNCRDAATLLSKNIVKPEFIYRYLQNYNIQLPPESTKASLIKQCLNFWRVKYGAPAGSTPSSDPQTIVLPSTSAESSSSNSTMQNLVATGGPMGNQTNGPGYDTTDPGQEQYPVNLLALDYTTWFYLKWNRNSLDESAFWSDAMCSVMLEISESQQGVEEVRGHRDIMNLILSLKFQYSFQLVPNIMFDGCQGRISDNGVLVLTVGVVYNDRRGLDNRLTTLGEFESMIGLRRDPLENNNWKITMYKLYIRYKPVDNLPALSNSKMLTECLLIPLTLDSV; encoded by the coding sequence ATGCTGGATAACTGCCGCGATGCCGCTACCCTGCTCTCGAAGAACATCGTAAAACCCGAATTCATCTACCGATATCTGCAGAACTACAACATACAGCTCCCACCGGAGAGTACAAAAGCCAGTTTGATAAAGCAGTGCCTTAACTTTTGGCGAGTCAAATATGGAGCACCAGCTGGAAGCACGCCAAGCTCCGATCCACAGACGATTGTTCTTCCGTCCACCTCAGCAGAATCGAGCTCTTCCAATAGTACTATGCAAAATCTCGTAGCCACCGGTGGGCCTATGGGAAACCAAACGAATGGCCCTGGGTACGACACGACAGATCCGGGACAAGAGCAATATCCTGTCAATTTACTGGCACTGGACTACACCACATGGTTTTATCTCAAATGGAATCGTAACTCGCTGGATGAGAGCGCATTCTGGTCCGATGCTATGTGTTCAGTAATGCTCGAAATAAGCGAAAGTCAGCAAGGAGTCGAGGAAGTTCGGGGACATAGGGATATCATGAATCTAATTTTGAGCCTCAAGTTTCAGTACAGTTTCCAATTGGTGCCCAACATCATGTTCGATGGTTGCCAGGGTCGAATATCGGATAATGGCGTACTGGTGCTGACGGTGGGAGTAGTTTACAACGACCGAAGAGGACTGGACAATCGGTTGACGACCTTGGGAGAGTTTGAGAGCATGATCGGACTGCGCAGAGATCCCCTCGAGAACAATAACTGGAAGATTACTATGTACAAGCTCTACATACGGTATAAACCTGTGGACAATTTACCTGCCTTATCGAACAGCAAAATGCTTACCGAGTGCCTGTTGATACCACTTACGTTGGATAGTGTTTGA